One Ranitomeya imitator isolate aRanImi1 chromosome 4, aRanImi1.pri, whole genome shotgun sequence genomic window, ATCCTTCTTTGTTTTTCCCTTCCTTCTCTTTCTCTTCCATCCATTTCTCATATCCCTTCATTTCCTTCTTCTATCACCTTctcttccttttgtgtccttttctCCATTCACTTCCGCTTCTTTCTTCTCTTCATTTCTTTTTCTTCTTACGTCCCCTCTTCCTTCTCTCTTTCTTCCCCCTTCCTTTAATTTTTCTTTCCTTTCCTCCTTTTATTCTTTCTACTTTCCCTTTTTCCTCGTCTCCCTTGTTATCCTTTTATCTCCTACTTACTTCCATTTTCTCCTTCATTTcctcattttttactttttaagttTCCTCTTTCTCCAGCATCTCAACCTTCTGCTTGTTCTTTCTACCCCCTCTTCTAtttcttaacactaggactactggactcgtgaacccagactagaactactgcaagtaagtagtcaaaatgactataccagtagtcctagtgttaacctTGTATTTCTATTTTTCATCCTTTCTTGTTTTTTCCTTTTATCTGTATTTCTCTGCAAATAAATGTTATTTCATCTTATATTACTATGTTACCTATTATTATATTAAAAATTGTATCCCAGGTAATGACATACCGCTTCTCCAGTCTCTTCATCTGAAGTTTTGTCTAGAGTCGACACAATGGATTGAATCATACTTACTACGAATGtctttgtttatgaaaaaaaagctgtgccgaAAAAATGAAGGTCAGGAACTCAATCTGAGTCTACAACCCGATCAGCTGGAAATCGACTGGAGGCTTTGACAAAATACAACAGATCACAGTGAACAATAGGAGTTATGGCCTTGTCCATCAAAACGATTGCTTTCTCTGAGGTACAAAATAAGAATAGTAGTGGCGTCAGGTATTTTTGTAAAGAATTTAGCATTGTTGTCAAGGTCTTTTGGTCCCGATATGAAATCTGCAAAATATCAACAAGaccgtataaaaaaatcggtctaAAAATCTGTAGAACAGCGCTGAAGCAACATGTTCTGGTATCAGTACTGCACTTGAGTAGATGTAGATGGGCTTTTGATGAATTTGCACTTATTACAGTGTTATTTATAGGATGACCGAATGCTCATGAAAGTGGCCATTATGCATGGAGGGACCGAAATGGGTGCCCACCCCTCATTAAAgtgcccctgtcagcaggattgtgctcagtaacctacagtgtcaggtcggagccgttatactgaaatacaatgatacctggtgatgaaatccgtcttgtggttcttgtgtaatctgtattttcagttttaAGTTAATTTGATTCTCgcgctgtggggggtcttcatgtggtgctctgattaggcaatcataatgcagactgctaacaggtcactgatccctcactgtctCCTTGTTTTACATGATGAATATACAgtaaaatttattgaaaaaaaaaatccccttcaccaatcgcctgcgctgcagcatgaacgCGTGTGTAATGTGTAGTCAATTATTTTATTTGCTGGTATaaatttatttagaaaaaaaaaaattatgcctcGAAATGCGCAGCAGCAGCTATCAGTGTACATGGACGtgatctgatagatgctactgcgcaggcaacaCCGGCGCCATtttagtggagacaatttttttttcctctagcaagatGATGCCGCCTGCTGAAGGGAATTTTACTTCAATACATAATATATTCATTGTGTAAGCAAGGGTTTGGGTCAGTAAGGGATCAGTGAccggtcagaagccatactgatgaataattgaatacctaatcagagcaacacatgaagaccacccacaggccgccctggagcacgagcatatcactgaaagctgaaaataaagattaaacaacaaccacaagacggattccatcaccaggtatcattgttaaTCAGGCCGAaccccatatgtgctgtatacctcaggctgtgtcccatatatgctgtatacctcaggctgtgtcccttatgtgctgtatacctcaggctgtatcccttatgtgctgtatacctcaggatgTGCCCCATATTTGCTATATACCTCAGGCTATGTCTCATATGTGCTGTAAACCTCAGGCTGTGTctcatatgtgctgtatacctcaggctgtgtctcatatgtgctgtatacctcaggctgtgtctCATATGTGTTAtatacctcaggctgtgtcccatatgtgctgttTACCTCAGGatgtgtcccatatgtgctgttTACCTCAGGATGTGTCTCATATGTGTTAtatacctcaggctgtgtcccttatgtgctgtatacctcaggctgtgccccatatgtgctgtatacctcaggctgtgtcccttatgtgctgtatacctcaggctgtgtctCATATGTGTTAtatacctcaggctgtgtcccTTATGTGCTGTTTACCTCAGGATGTGTCTCATATGTGTTAtatacctcaggctgtgtcccttatgtgctgtatacctcaggatgTGTCccttatgtgctgtatacctcaggctgtgtcccaTATTTGCTAtatacctcaggctgtgtcccatatgtgctgtatacctcaggctgtgtcccttatgtgctgtatacctcaggctgtgtcccaTATTTGCTATATACCTCAGGCTGTGTCTCATATGTTTTATATACCTCAGGCTATGTCccttatgtgctgtatacctcaggctgtgccccatatatgctgtatacctcaggctgtgccccatatgtgctgtatacctcaggctgtgtctCATATGTGTTAtatacctcaggctgtgtcccttatgtgctgtatacctcaggatgtgtcccatatgtgctgtatacctcaggctgtgtcccaTATGTACTGTATACCTCAGGatgtgtcccatatgtgctgtatacctcaggatgtgccccatatgtgctgtatacctcaggctgtgtctCATATGTGTTAtatacctcaggctgtgtcccttatgtgctgtatacctcaggatgTGTCTCATATGTGTTAtatacctcaggctgtgtcccttatgtgctgtatacctcaggctgtgccccatatgtgctgtatacctcaggctgtgtcccttatgtgctgtatacctcaggctgtgtcccaTATTTGCTATATACCTCAGGCTGTGTCTCATATGTTTTATATACCTCAGactgtgtcccatatgtgctgtatacctcaggatgtgccccatatgtgctgtatacctcaggctgtgtcccaTATTTGCTATATACCTCAGGCTATGTctcatatgtgctgtatacctcaggctgtgtcccatatgtgctgtatacctcaggatgTGTCCCATATGTactgtatacctcaggctgtgccccatatgtgctgtatacctcaggctgtgtctcatatgtgctgtatacctcaggctgtgtctcatatgtgctgtatacctcaggctgtgtcccatatgtgctgtatacctcaggatgTGTCCCATATGTactgtatacctcaggctgtgccccatatgtgctgtatacctcaggctatgtctcatatgtgctgtatacctcaggctgtgtcccatatgtgctgtatacctcaggctgtgtctcatatgtgctgtatacctcaggctgtgtcccatatgtgctgtatacctcaggatgTGTCCCATATGTGTTATATACCTCAGGCTGtgccccatatgtgctgtatacctcagactGTGCCCCATATGTactgtatacctcaggctgtgccccatatgtgctgtatacctcagactgtgtcccatatgtgctgtatacctcaggatgtgccccatatgtgctgtataccacaggctgtgccccatatgtgctgtatacctcagactgtgtcccatatgtgctgtatacctcaggatgtgtcccatatgtgctgtatacctcaggctgtgtcccatatgtgctatatacctcaggctgtgtctcatatgtgctgtatacctcaggatgtgccccatatgtgctgtatacctcaggctgtgtctcatatgtgctgtatacctcaggctgtgtctcatatgtgctgtatacctcaggatgTGCCCCATATGTAGTGTATACCTCAGGatgtgtcccatatgtgctgttTACCTCAGGatgtgtcccatatgtgctgtatacctcaggatgtgccccatatgtgctgtatacctcaggctgtgtctcatatgtgctgtatacctcagactgtgccccatatgtgctgtatacctcaggctgtgtcccaTATTTGCTGTATACCTCAGactgtgtcccatatgtgctgtatacctcaggatgtgccccatatgtgctgtataccacaggctgtgtcccatatgtgctgtatacctcaggctgtgtcccatatgtgctgtatacctcaggatgTTCCCCATatttgctgtatacctcaggctgtgtctcatatgtgctgtatacctcaggctgtgtctcatatgtgctgtatacctcaggctgtgtcccatatgtgctATATACCTCAGGATGTGTCCCATATGAGCTTTTTACCTCAGGatgtgtcccatatgtgctgtatacctcaggatgTGTCCCATATGAGCTTTTTACCTCAGGCTGTGTCCCATATGTactgtatacctcaggctgtgtcccatatgtactgtatacctcaggctgtgtcccatatgtgctgtatacctcaggatgtgccccatatgtgctgtatacctcaggctgtgtcccatatgtgctgtatacctcaggctgtgtcccatatgtgctgtatacctcaggatgtgccccatatgtgctgtatacctcaggctgtgtcccatatgtgctgtatacctcaggatgtgtcccatatgtgctgtatacctcaggctgtgtcccatatgtgctgtatacctcaggctgtgtcccatatgtgctgttTACCTCAGGatgtgtcccatatgtgctgtatacctcaggatgtgtcccatatgtgctgtatacctcaggctttgccccatatgtgctgtatacctcaggctgtgtcccatatgtgctgtatacctcaggatgtgccccatatgtgctgtatacctcaggatgTGTCCCATATGTGCTATATACCTCAGGATGtgccccatatgtgctgtatacctcaggctgtgtcccatatgtgctgtatacctcaggatgtgccccatatgtgctgtatacctcaggatgtgtcccatatgtgctgtatacctcaggatgtgccccatatgtgctgtatacctcaggctgtgtcccttatatgctgtatacctcaggctgtgtcccatatgtgctgtatacctcaggatgtgccccatatgtgctgtatacctcaggatgtgtcccatatgtgctgtatacctcaggatgtgtcccatatgtgctgtatacctcaggctgtgtcccttatatgctgtatacctcaggatgtgtcccatatgtgctgtatacctcaggatgtgccccatatgtgctgtatacctcaggctgtgtcccttatatgctgtatacctcaggatgtgtcccatatgtgctgtatacctcaggatgtgccccatatgtgctgtatacctcaggctgtgtcccatatgtgctgtatacctcaggatgtgccccatatgtgctgtatacctcaggatgtgtcccatatgtgctgtatacctcaggatgtgtcccatatgtgctgtatacctcaggctcaGGGTACATTATGTGCTGAATACCTACGTGACACTGAGTCTTAGGTATACAACACATTGTTTAATTTGATAATTTTGTACGCCCCCCTAATGATGTGATAAATATGCAAATGGTTCCCCAGCCCTACAAAGGGTAGTACCGGGCAGCAGGATTGGTCTGTAAAGATTGCAGACCACCTTGGACTGCCATAGTCAATGTGGCTAAGTGAGGGTCACGGTCTCGTTCTTCATGTGGCATCCGGGCAGCTTCTGTGCGATTCTCTACTCTTGGTATATACAAATTTCATTAGATGATGCACCTCAACTCTTCCAAACGTTACGGCGTGACAGGTTTTCAGCTTCTAGATGTAAACAAGAATGTCCTCGTTGTACTCTATTTAGATCCCAATCATCATcttccttaaagggattttccactacTCAGACATCCTTTTCTCAATCACCATAGTTCCCTCATATAAAGTAACAACAGCTGTAATCACCGCTAGTGCGGGTCTCTTCGAGCTATGTCAGCCGGggctctgcagccaatcagcggccaaTTCCCTATCACTTCCTTTGGGTGAAACTGACAATCTGATGTGAGAACTTCCACTGCTTTCTGATCTCCTACGAATGTCAGTTATGTCTGAAAGAAGAGGGAGTGAAGCGGCCACGGATTGCCTGCAGGGCTCACATAGCATAAAAATGTCAAGCGAGCCCCGGGAGAGCAGGCACTGACATAGCTGGAACTGTGTCCACACCAAAGGTGAGTATAGCCGCTGCTACTTTATATTGGAGAACTAgggtgattgagaaggggttgtctgagtagtggacaaccgctTAATTTTCACATGCTACCTGGTTTCAAGAGAATTATTTTTATTTCTGGATGGATCAGGTAGAGGTTTGGGATGATCTAAGAGGGATGACTTGGTCTTCACTGAGAAGAAAACTCGGGACTGAGAGAAATCTTCTTGAGGTGTGTCATCCAAGGACAAATGCCATGGTTTTATTTTTTCGTCTAATTTGTACCAAACCTTCTAGAAAATTAAAAGTTTATATTAACCTGGAGGTATAGGAAAGGCATTATGCTTTTCTGGGTGCTGTTTCTACCATGGAGTCATAATAATCAGTGTCCATGAGACCAATGGAGTAATTCACATTTCCATACAAAGACTTGTTGGGGTTTCTGTCTACACTGCCGCCTTCATTAGTCTTTTTGCACTGAAAAAAATACCAGAATCTTTGCAGAACCCCCAATGGACCCCATTAAAGTCAGCGGAGTCAATCCGGAATTTACCGCTATTAGAATCAGATCCAATATGGCCAGGTGCTAGTGTCAAGAACCTAAAATAACCTTCCAAAACCTTGTATTCTTAATATCACCATTCACTTCTACCATCATTAATTTTTTATTGTACGTTTTTTATTTATCCATTTTTAAGATTCCAATTTTAGAACTTCAATGATCGTTTAAGACCCAATGGATTAGTGAAAGTATTTTTGTAAACATCCGGGGGTTTAAAGAGGTTAATCATCTCTAGTGATGTGCAGACTATGTTTTCTTGTTACACTCTTGACCCCATTCTCATCCACAATCACTTCTTTTTCAGTGGAAAGGTGTGCCACCTGTTCAGGATGACTGGGATGGCGAGTCCCTGTGCCCCATTGCATGCCGACcacttcctgggctggtgggaggagaccactGTCTTCCAAGAGGACACCTGGTGGAGTTCCAATAGTCCTCCATGGATTAGTTTTATTGATGATGTGGTTTTGCTTTGATTTGGGTCCATTGATGAGTTCCATCTTTTCACTTAATGCCTTAATGACAATGGTAGTGGTATGAGATTTATGTCAGAAATTAATAATAAATTACCATTTTTGGATCTCATCATCAGTAGAAATAGGTGTGTTTAATCACACAAAAATACCGTAAACCCACTGCCACTAATAATCACCTAAGGTGGGAAAACCATTACCCAGGTACACTCTTGTCCTAATATAAATTATCTGTGTGCCTACATAATTCATAGAATAGATGTGTACTTCATGATCACAATAGTGTCGTACAAGAACACTTTCTGCCTTTTCCCAAGAGTAATCTTTGGACGGTCTCCCAATGGTTTAAGAACCTATCCAATAACTCTACAAGACCTTGGATTTCTACCACACCTTGGATTTCAAGAACTCTACCAGACGGATGCTATTTGCCAAACGTGAAATCAGCCAGAGCCGTGTCATTGTGTATTAGGCTGTTTCTCAGAAGATAAAAGTCCTTTGAAGGACACTATGGTGTTACTTTTTATGATGGACACATTGGAGGAAAAACTTACTATGGCAAGGAATCCATGGGTGTTTATGTATCAATCAACGACTCTATGTAGTAAGGAGGTAGCAATGAAAAACCAAAGGGCATGCTTGAGGATGACTACTTAGTAAACTCGGAAACCTTTTTGGAATGTTCGTAGTAGGTGAACATGTAGACGTAGAGTAGGATGGTTTGTGTCTTCATGTAGATCCATTGAAGATGAAAGCTACAGTACATAACTGGCTAACTGGATATTTCGCTCACGCTATTAGGCACTTAACTTTTGCTACCAATGTGTGATTATATTAATAACCAAGTGCCTCTTGAGAGACTCGTTGAGTATCTAAAGTGCTTGTAAACCTATTAAGATCAAGCTTCTAATATATTCTCTCTACGGCATGTCATCGCATAAGGTCAAAGCTCGAGTTATTACCCCCTTATATCTCACTCAACTTTTTCTTCTGTTTGGGGGCAAATTCAAAGCTTTAAGTATTTCGATGTCATGTGGTTCTTCTGTATAAACAGGGGTAACCAAGTAGCTCATTCTAACCGTATAACTGTGCCAAGAGGTGCCAGATCTTAGCACCCTTTACGGTGCCACCCCACAACGTATACAGCCCTTTTATGTTACTGAACCTTTAGTCTTCGTGTTATTGGGACCTCATCGCTCCCATTTGTCTGCACCACTGTTACTCATACTCATTGGTAATCATGAGCAAAAACACTGAAATCTCTAATCCAAGTCTTCCCATAGAAGATAACGTAGTCTAAAAAAAATGCAAATCCTTAAGACAAATCCATCCATTACAAACGTGGTGAATATTGATCTATAGAAAGCAATTTAAGGCAACTCTGGTAAAAAGCCTGGATCACAGAAGTCAACAAAATGGGTTCTCAAGGGAATTCTATTGACTTCAGTGTGAAGAATACAAATCACAGCACTCAATGGAGTCTAAATATATGTGTCTTTAAGACAACTCTATTGACTTTTAGGTAAAGAACACAGTTCATGGAAGTCAGTATGACTCCATTGATAGACTTGTCTACATGAGGTCGAGGAGACTAGATACGTAATATGGACGACACTTTTTTGTCTAATTTCTCACTAATTCTAGTTGGAATAAATTAGTTCCGTCTTACCGTAATATCACAGGAACGTTTGCATGTAGAGGCCACCCCAAAATGTTTTCTGCATCCCCCAGGCCCACAACGTTTTCACGGGCCAAATAACAACCATAACTCATAATAAAATAGTTAGCTTTATTTCCTTAGCAAAAGTATTCATATGATATGTACAAAGTGGAGCAGAGAGAAAAGCTCGTTTATTAGCAAGGAACACCAACAGCATCACAGAACAGGCTACAGCAGCCAAGACACTGGATGGAGAGGAGAGGAGGCATGCAACCAGAGTTAGTCCGGGAGAAGAGGGGGAACTGTGATGGGAGCGGACGGGGAAGGGGCAATGTACCCCATAAGTACAAGatcatttttttgtcttttttttaaaacttttttctgtATTGTGGGGTTAATGGGACTACAAATATTGTGCTCAATAACGAGAGATTGTACTTTACCTCCCAATTTCTATGGTATAAATGTTTAACCCTTAGGTTGATAGAGGAACCTTACGAACCTACGGACAGTGAAGACAGGTGTATCTCGGGCTCAATTAACATCCAAGGTTTTGACATTTATATAGGATTCTTTTCATTCTATGAAACTGTATGCCAACTTCTTCTTATACGTCACTATGGAGCGATGGGTAGAGTGGGACAACAGGCTGATAAATTATTTCAGCACCTGGGACAGCACCATTTGTCAAAACAGTCCTTATAACTGGCGGCCTGTCTCTTCTATGGAAATATGTGTTTATGAGGCAGAACGTGCCTTAAGATAGCTGCCTTCACTGTGCGGAGATCACAGACCTTCTATATTTTACATATGGGCCTCCTTAAGATCATCCTAAGGGTTAAAGACTTAGTGTTACCTGTTCTTGGACATATTAATGAATTCCAAGATTAGGAAACTTTCGTATAGTGCaatagttacattttttttttgtcaaaacacAGACTCTATTGAACCTGGATTTGTAAGGCTTCGAAAATCCATGTTTTGACTCGGGATTGTGGAACTAACCAAAACACAAGCTCAAGTCCAGATCCTCACGTGTACTTGGACACTACCAGACTTTAGGCATACTCCTCCTAAGTTAACGTGTTGAGCATTGGACCAGTAGACTAGTTTGTGGGGTTATCTTTATATAGATTTCTAACAATACTGGAGAGCAAAGGTGCTGTTGTGGATTCAGTGATTACACTGACACTATTAGGCACTCAAATGAAGAGCTTGCTAGATGTGTAAATAATTATTGTATGCTGAGTTTACTAACGTTGGCCTAAATGGAGCCAACTGAGATTAGTGAAGGTGAATGAGTCGTATTTCCATTTATTTTCTCAGTTGTTTATAATGGAACTGGACTGGATTTTCATACTGGGTCAAATTTCGTAAATTATATTTGACTGGGATTAGGTCTGGGATTATATCACTGGAACACCTCAGGATGGTTCAGCAGGATCCTTTCAATATAATTCTCCATTTCCTCCTGCTTATCTTGGTCATCGTCAAAGTAATCATTCGGCTGGGGGACAGGAGGCTTATAATAGTATCTCGGAGGGTTCTGGAAGGTTCTAGGCAGGATGTAGTTAGTGTAAGGGGCTGGACGTGCACGATATCTACGTGTGTATGGATCCATTGCTTTCATCCATCTTGGTTGCGATGCCTTATTCCAGCTTGATTCCTGCATCTTGTTCCACTTTGTGTCTGGCACATTGCTCCAGTTTGGCTCGGAAACTTTATTCCAATTTGTCTCTGAGACCTTATTCCAGCTTGGTTCTGATACCTTCCAGCTTGGCTCAGATACTTTATCCCAGCTTGGCTTTGACACTTCATTCCAACTTGACTCAGGTACCTTATTCCAGCCAGCCTTAGGATTTTCATTCCAACTTGGCTCTGAGATCTTATTCCAGCTTGGCTCAGACACCTTATTCCAACTTGGCTCAGATATTTTATTCCAGCTTGGCTGGGACACTTTATTCCAGCTTGACTGGGACACCTTATTCCAGTTTGGCTCTGACACTTTATTCCAGCTTGGCTCTGATAACTTATTCCAGCTTGGCTCCGAAACCTTATTCCAGCTTGGCTGAGATACCTTATTCCAGCTTGGCTCAGATACCTTATTCCAGCTTGGCTGAGATACCTTATTCCAGCTTGGCTCTGATACTCTGTTCAAGCTTGGATCAGAAATCTTATTCCAGTTGGATTTAGAAGGCTTGGTCCAAATTGGGTTTGACAACTTCTTCCAGGTAGACTCCGATAGCCTGTTCCTATTCCAGGATGGTGTAGAAGACTTTTTCCAGGTCGTGTCTACTTTATTCCAACTAGACTGTTGGTCAAGCTTTCTTCTGGGGTAGTAAGCAGTATCTGGCCATGATTGTGGGGGGTTCCTTATTCTTTCTCTTCGTCCCAGAAAATCATCTCTTGctttcttcttcttcatccttctcctcttcctctttTCCACATCATTAATTATATCAACTACATCATCAGCTGGCAGATGTAAGCGACTGGAAAGCTCGATTAGTTTATCAATAGTTTGTGGATCTACTTCTTCTATATCATCATCATTTGACCTTTTACTTTGTGTGTTTCCCTCTTCCTCGTCTTCGAACAATGGTCGCTGACCACCAACAAAATCATCTACTGGATAATCTTGTTCATTCTCCTTTTCATCTTCCTCTGCTTCTTCATCATCATTTTCACTTCCATTTAATAAGTATTGGAGTAGAAGGTCTTGGGCAACATTTGCAAgtttttcatcttcttcttcttcttcgtcCAACTGTTGAGAAGTGTGTGGAACAGAATTTAGAGGGCTTCTTTTTTCCTCTTCTGTTTGTTCTCCGAAGCCTAATAGTTCTCTAAGCTTTTGCAGGTCCTCCCTCTCGAGGCTGCTATCTTGCAGCGGATCTAGTTCTTTTTTAGCTGGAGGCTCAAATGCTTCAAGTTCCTGCAGCAATGACTTTACACTTTCCATATCTTCTCCATCATCCATCTTCT contains:
- the LOC138677309 gene encoding S-antigen protein-like translates to MFPAPPFLLILTLTLTHAPLFHAIPVTEEQRHQTTHRTLHSEVAHPTELEDHQDSQPPVQSQHVRSEATQERSTNDVQSPSSSDDEDELFKDISPKALAAVLLKALNPDDGEQTPTTVFEKVPPTGQVLVKEEMRKVDEEDQTERVRSRTRSSDKEETIKEDEKMDDGEDMESVKSLLQELEAFEPPAKKELDPLQDSSLEREDLQKLRELLGFGEQTEEEKRSPLNSVPHTSQQLDEEEEEDEKLANVAQDLLLQYLLNGSENDDEEAEEDEKENEQDYPVDDFVGGQRPLFEDEEEGNTQSKRSNDDDIEEVDPQTIDKLIELSSRLHLPADDVVDIINDVEKRKRRRMKKKKARDDFLGRRERIRNPPQSWPDTAYYPRRKLDQQSSWNKVDTTWKKSSTPSWNRNRLSESTWKKLSNPIWTKPSKSNWNKISDPSLNRVSEPSWNKVSQPSWNKVSEPSWNKVSQPSWNKVSEPSWNKLSEPSWNKVSEPNWNKVSQSSWNKVSQPSWNKISEPSWNKVSEPSWNKISEPSWNENPKAGWNKVPESSWNEVSKPSWDKVSEPSWKVSEPSWNKVSETNWNKVSEPNWSNVPDTKWNKMQESSWNKASQPRWMKAMDPYTRRYRARPAPYTNYILPRTFQNPPRYYYKPPVPQPNDYFDDDQDKQEEMENYIERILLNHPEVFQ